The Limnospira fusiformis SAG 85.79 genomic interval CTGCTTGTTAGATGGCTTACCAGCAATGATGACAGATTGACAAACTGATTTATCAATAAGCCAATTATAAAAAATCCTGTCAGTATGACCTTCAACTAACAGAAAAGTACATTTAAAGGTACTTCGCAATAGGCGGACTTTATTAACCTCACGGTCTACGGAAATAAACTATCTCATTTGGGTCCCTGGAGTTCCACTGTCAAATCCCAACGGTCTTGAATGATATCTGGAGAATGAGTAGCCATTACAATATTGAGTTTGGCGAGTTTAGTGATTTCTTGCAAGTCTTTGATAAACTCAACTTGCCAGCCAACATGAAGGGATAATTCTGGTTCATCTATTAATACTAAAGAATCGGGTTTAACTTTAAATAGTAATTCATATATAAGGATTAACTCATGTTGTTCGCCTGATGATAAATCCGTTGGACAAAGTTCATGATTTAAAACTTGTTTATATTCAGATAATGATGATTTATAGGATGATGTAAAAATAAATCCTTGGTCTTTACTAAAGCCAATATTTTTATAAGAATAGGCGAACTTTTTGTTAATTATTTTACGAAACAAATCAATTTTGTCTGCTATATCATCGAAAACACTTAGTTTTTTATCCATGTCTTCTACATAAACAGATAAGATGTTTTTGGTTGTTTCGTCTATAGATGGTGGATGAATATCAACTTCTGAACTTTCATCTTGATTCAACAAACCCACTTCCATAAGTCGCGATCGCATTTTATCAAGATGGTCTAATTTATCATAAAGTTGCTCATCTGTTAAGTAAGTTGATGGCTGCTGCTGAACCACTCTGAGGGGAAAGGTTCTATCGAGAGATTGAGATATTGTGCCATATTCAGTAAATTTGTGTTGCATTTTTTGCGCTAATTCACGGGAATATACGGATACTGTTGATAAATCAGATAATCTTTTATAAGCGATTCTGCGTTCATAATTAGAGGCAATATTGAGGAGTCTTTGTGATTCTATAAGTCTGACATTAATCTGCCTCTGTAAATCTTGTAGCCACTCAGGTTGTTGTTCACATTTAATACCTCTCAATAAATCTGGGAACCTATCTACAATGTCTGATATTGAGAGCATTTCTTCCGTGGGTAAGTATCGCCACCTTTGAGGACCAACCCGCATAAGTTCAGGAATTAGATAGTCCAAGTCACTGATAGAAATTTCATCAATATCATTGATTTGGGACTTGTCTAAAATAAAGGTTTCGGAATTTTTAGAAAAATTAAACCTGATGGTATTTGATTGGTCTTGTCTGCCTGTTTTTTTATCGATTTCCAGAGAATTACCATCATCAAATTCTACTTTAAAAGTTTCAAAGGGAAGATTTATTAATTCTGAATACTGGCAATTAAATAAGCCGTTAAGTAGTTTCAAAATCACGGTTTTGCCAAAGCCATTAGGGCCGTGAATGATGGTCATTCTATCATTTAAATTAACAGGAATTTCGTGGTTAAAAATTCCAAATAAGCCGCCAACATAAACTTTAATGATTTGCATAAATTTACCTCGGATACCTCAAGTTTTACCAGCATTTAAAATTTCTATGGCTGCCCGATCGCCTGCTCCTTCTCCCCCCAATACCTGGCGCATTTGTCGATATTCAGTTAACATTTGTTCTCGTTTGGTGGAGTTGGGAAAAAGTTGGATAACCTGGTTGACAATGGCTTCTGGTGTAACTTCATCTTGTAGCAATTCTGGCACAATTTCCTTCATTTGGACTAAATTGGGAGGAGCCATAAAGGGGATGGAAAAATGGAGAAGGTGACGAGCGACCCAAGCGGTAATTTGACTCACTCGATAAACGACAACTTGGGGAACTTCCAGTAAAGCTAATTCAAGGTTAACGGTACCTGACTTGGCGATCGCCAAATCAGCGCCGGCTAGTACATCAGTTTTATTTTCTACTAAAGAAGCCCGGAGATTATATTGTAAAATACCCCGTTCAATATCTGCCCGATACTTTTCTAAAGATAATGGAATCCAAAAACGCACCAATGGAAACTGAGCCTGAAGAGTGGCGGCGGCTTGAAATATAATGGGCATTAAATAGCGAATTTCCTGCTGTCGGGAAGCGGGAAGTAAGGCGATCGCTATTTCCTCAGTAGCAATACCCAAATTTTCCCGGGCTTGGTGGCGGCTGGGGTAGGCTGTAATCCGGTCAATAAGCGGATGCCCTACCCAGGTCACTTTCGCGCCTTTAGCGGCAAAATAGCGGGCTTCCTGGGGAAAAATGGCAAGGATGCGATCGCTAAAATTGACGATTTGATTAGTATTGCGCGATCCCAGAGACCAAACCCACTCCTGGGGGGCAATATAATAGATAATGGGAATCTCGGGGAATCTGCCTTTAATCAGATTACCGATACCGATATTAGGTCCCATGTAATCAATTAAAATAGCGACATCGACAGGGTTTTCTTGCAGATAACGCCTGACCCTAGCCTGCATTTGCAATGTAGGGATAAAATAGGGCAAAGACTCCCAAATTCCGACCGCACCAATAGCGGTAGTATCCCCCAACAATTGGGCTCCGGCGGCTGCGGTTTGCGGCCCTCCCAAAGCGGTAATTTCCAAGCTATAACCTTTAATTTCGGCTTGTCGGCGCAAGGCTGCTACCAATAGCGCCGCCTGCATATCTCCTGAAACCTCCCCGGTGCTAATAAAAATCCTCATGGCGCTTCTGGTGTGACCCGTTTTCCCGGAATAAGACCGCGCCTTTCCGGTGTGAGTGAGAGACGGACAAAATTAATCAAATGGTCAAGATAGGAATTTTGGGGGAGTTGTTCCAATTGAGCGATCGCTTCTGAGAGACGGTGTGGGGTGCGGTATAAAATCCGAAATGCCTTTTTAATTAGTCCCAACTCCTCATTAGTCAAACCCGCGCGTTTAAGACCGACAGAATTAAGCGATCGCACTCGGGACGGGTTGCCTTCCACTAACATAAATGGTGGTACGTCGCGGTCAATGCGACTCATACCTCCAACCATAGAAAACTGACCAATGCGGACGAACTGATGGACTCCCAAAACGCCGCTCAACCGTGCTTTAGACTCAATATGAACATGACCCGCCAAAGCTACCCCGTTGGCAATTACCACTCCATCCTCAATGGTACAGTTATGGCCCACATGAACATAAGCCATAAGTAGATTACCATTGCCAATTTTAGTGGCTTCTCCGGCATAGGTAGCCCGGTTAATGGTCACATATTCCCGAATGCGGTTGTCGTCGCCAATGGTAACAAAACTCACCGCCCCCTCGTATTTTAAATCCTGGGTTTCCAACCCAATAGCAGCCCCCGGAAATATCTGGTTTCTGGCTCCTATTTCTGTCCATCCTTGAATGACGGCATGGGGGCCAATGGTAGTGCCAGGGCCTATTTTTACGTTTTCTCCAATAACGGCGTATGCACCCACCCGCACGGTCGGGTGCAACTGAGCACCAGGCTCGATCACTGCTGTCGGGTGGATTAAAGTGGTCATGGAAATCAAATATGTTACTGATTGACCAAATTGGTTTGCTGCCGCAATTATACGGAACTGTGGCAATTCCTGAACCTGATCTGGTGTAATTCCATTGGTCCAGTTTAAAGTTTAGGCTTTAGTCTACCAGGGAAAACATTAGTTCTCCTTCACAGGTTCTTAGCCCATCAACTTCGGCGGCTGCTTGCATATAAGCAAAACGACGGCGTTTGACGGACAGTAGTTGTACTCGCATGATTAACTGGTCGCCGGGAACTACTGGGCGGCGAAAGCGGACTTTATCAATTCCCGCAAATAGGAATAGTTTACCTTCCATGTCTGGCAGTTGGGTCAGTACAATGCCGCCGACTTGAGCCATGGCTTCTACGATTAGCACCCCAGGCATAATTGGCCGACCGGGGAAGTGTCCCTGAAAGTGGGGTTCGTTGATGGTGACATTTTTAATTCCGGTTGCTCGTTCTCCGGGAATATACTCGATAATGCGATCGACTAGGGCGAAAGGATAGCGGTGGGGTAGCAGTTTTTGGATTTCTGCGATCGCTAAAGTGTTTTCCGGTGCTAATTGTGAGTTGTTGTTATCCTGAAGATCGGCGGTCGTGTTAACTGTGGACATTCTTTAAATATTAAACGTTGCTGTTGGTAGGGGTTTGGCTAATGCGGCGCACTAACTCGACGTGCAAGTGATGACCAGCTTTATAGGCGAGATAGTGGGCGAGTGGGATAGTTCCCAGTAAACTGAGATCTCCTACTAAGTCTAAGATTTTATGACGCGCTGGCTCATTTGCAAATCTTAGGGGCGGATTTATCCAACCCGAATGGGAACAGACGATCGCATTATCTAGGCTTCCTCCCTTGATTAATCCAGCTTTTTGTAGGGCTTCTATCTGTGAGGCTAGGGTGAAAGTCCGGGCGGGGGCAATTTCTGTGATAAAGTTTTGCTCATCGGGACTCCAACTATGCCACTGGTTCCCGATAGCCGCCACTTCAAAATCAATGCCGTAGGTAAATCGGGTTTCGGTGGAGGGTATAGCCATCACGAAGGCATCTCCCTGACGCACAGAGATTTCTTGATTGAGGGGTGCACTAGGCTGTGGTTCAATTTCTTTCAGCCCGGCTGCTGCTATGGCTTCTGACCACGGTTTGGCGGAGCCGTCTAATAGGGGCAATTCTGGTCCGTTAACTTCTATGCGTGCGTGACTGACTCCCCCTGCGGTGAGGGCAGATAACAGGTGTTCTACGGTGCGAATACTGGCGCTATCACTATTTCCCAGTTCTGTTGATAGGGTGGTAGACCTTACTGATTCACAACTGGCTGTAATTATTGGGCATTCCGGTAGGTCAACTCGGACAAAGTGCCTTCCGCCTCTGGTGGCTGGCAGAATTTTTACGGTGGTGATTTCACCGCTATGGAGTCCGACTCCTGATTGGCTTATGGCTTGGGCTAGGGTGTATTGTTGAGCAAGACTCATGGGACTTTATGAATTTATGGCATTTATGACCGCTCATGATACAGTTTGACGCACCCTAGGCGCGGATCGTTCAGGGTATATGCACAAAATGTCGTTTTTGTCAAGAGGCGGATTTGGGGCGATCGCTTTTTCCTCAAAAACTCGTGCATCGGGATTTTTAAATTTTACTCGGATAATTTTATGAGGGGCGATATAATCAGGGTTTTAGCTGCTTTTTTGGCGTATAGACACAGCAAAGCCTTGGCAGCGATTTATATGATGATACTCTAACCCGCATCCTGTCGTCAAGTTTTTGAGAGAAGTTATCAACAAAAATTTATCAATCTTTGGAAAATCAAAAGTTTTTGCCGAAATACATCAGGGAAACTTAACTAAAGCCGGGATTCGTTGGAGTAGTTATGGCTATGTAGTTTTGTAGAGTCCCTGAAGGGATCAACTGATGGGTGGGCCATTAGCCAGGTAAAGATGGAGATATTTCGTCTAGGGAATAGCCCATCATAGCAGGGCTGTATCTACTGTTATATCAAGATTTGTATCACTAAGGAACAAAGTCGGAAAAACCAACTTATCCTAAAAGAAAGACCGTTTAATAATAACAAAAAGCTAATAAAAATTGAGGTAAACCAGAATGATGGATAAGTATTTGTGTCCGTGCTGTTCTGAGCCGCTTCTCATTCATATTATCGCCCATAAGAAAATTGGCTTTTGTATGAACTGTCATCAGGAAATGCCACTAATTGAGCAAAGTCGGCAAATGGCTACTGTGACCGAACCTGTAGATGTTAGCACCATAAACACAGAGCAACTGAGTCGGGATCAAGTCTCTCGGGGAACCCTCCAGACCACGGCGGCGGGAATTTGGATTTTGGATCGCCAGACGAAGACGGCATTTGTTAATCCGAAAATGGCAGAAATCCTGGGATATATTCCGGAAGAGATGATTGGTAAATCTCTGTGGAAATTTATGGATGAGAGACACCCAGCATTTTCGGCGATCGCTCACCAAAATCACCCAGGCGATCGCGAAGAGAAATATAATCTGAGTCTGCGACACCGTTTAGGAAAATCGGTTTGGGTAACACTGTCGGTGCGTCCCCTATTTGATGAAGAAAACCAGTTTGAAGGAAATCTCTGCATTGCCATTGACACCAGTTCCCAAAAAGTGATGGAAGATGCCATCAAGAAACAATCACAACGGGAAGAAGCCATGGAAAGGTTAACCCAAGTGATCCGAAATTCCCTGAATTTAGAGCGGATATTTCAGATGGCAGTGACTGAACTGGGAAAAATTTTTAAAGTCGAGTCGGTGCAAATTGTGCAGTTTATTGCCCAAGGCAAATCATGGTTAAATAGGGCTGAATATCGACAACCGACTAATTCTATATTGGCTAAAATCCCATCTAATTCGGGTAAAACCTACACTAAACAGGTGGGGTCGGAATTACGGTCAGTGTTGCGATCGCTAACCCTGAAGGTCCCCAATTCCCAAGATGAAGCCACCATTCAAGACTTCCTACAAAGCTGTCCAGGGGGGTGGCTACCAATTCCGCTGTATAGTCGCAGTCGTTTATGGGGAAGTTTAAGCCTAGTGATGACTGACCCCGGTTATCAGTGGCAAGAGTCCGACCTGAAACTGATCCATGGTTTTGCCAATCAACTGTCGATCGCCATTTATCAAGCCGAACTCTACCACCAGCTAGAAGAGTCTAACCGCAAACTCCAGCAACTTGACATCATCGACAGTCTCACCGGACTGGTAAGCCGTCATGGGTTTAATGATTATCTCAGTCGCCAATGGCAGCGAATGATGGAGGAACAAGCGCCGCTATCTCTGATTTTATCGCGCGTTGAAGATTGGGAACAATACCGAGAGCAACAGGGTGACAACGCCGCTGATCAATGTTTGCGTAATGTTGCCAAAATCATTAAACATACTGTCACCCACCCTCACGGTTTGGTTGCTCGTTATCAACAGGCAGAATTTGCGGTATTATTGCCTTCTACCAATACTCGATGGGCGGTGCGCCTAGTGGATACTATCCAGGAACAAATTGGACAACTTAGCCAAGTGTCGATTTATTCCCAAAGATTACTCAGTTTTGGGGTCGCCAGTAGCACTCCGGCGATCGGTTCACAGACTCAAACCCTAACTATGGCTGCAGAACAAGCCCTTAATCGGGGTGCTTCTCGATTTTGTCAGTGTCTGCTTTCCCAAAAAGACTAAAAAAAGAGTTGTTGTCTATTAGGCAACAATTATGAAACCCTCCCATGCCTTCTGATTCGATTGACCACATTTCTGGCTTCCGACAACATATCTGGGCGATCGCGCTCGAAGCGCGATCGCCTTTTTTGTCTATCGCTGCAACCCCCATAAAATAGGAATTTATCCGCGATTTTACCATCTATTTGTCAAAGTATTTGTAGCTTTTAAAAATATCTAAACCCGCCTAGACAATATTACAGCTTGTTCACCAGTC includes:
- a CDS encoding AAA family ATPase gives rise to the protein MQIIKVYVGGLFGIFNHEIPVNLNDRMTIIHGPNGFGKTVILKLLNGLFNCQYSELINLPFETFKVEFDDGNSLEIDKKTGRQDQSNTIRFNFSKNSETFILDKSQINDIDEISISDLDYLIPELMRVGPQRWRYLPTEEMLSISDIVDRFPDLLRGIKCEQQPEWLQDLQRQINVRLIESQRLLNIASNYERRIAYKRLSDLSTVSVYSRELAQKMQHKFTEYGTISQSLDRTFPLRVVQQQPSTYLTDEQLYDKLDHLDKMRSRLMEVGLLNQDESSEVDIHPPSIDETTKNILSVYVEDMDKKLSVFDDIADKIDLFRKIINKKFAYSYKNIGFSKDQGFIFTSSYKSSLSEYKQVLNHELCPTDLSSGEQHELILIYELLFKVKPDSLVLIDEPELSLHVGWQVEFIKDLQEITKLAKLNIVMATHSPDIIQDRWDLTVELQGPK
- the lpxB gene encoding lipid-A-disaccharide synthase, producing MRIFISTGEVSGDMQAALLVAALRRQAEIKGYSLEITALGGPQTAAAGAQLLGDTTAIGAVGIWESLPYFIPTLQMQARVRRYLQENPVDVAILIDYMGPNIGIGNLIKGRFPEIPIIYYIAPQEWVWSLGSRNTNQIVNFSDRILAIFPQEARYFAAKGAKVTWVGHPLIDRITAYPSRHQARENLGIATEEIAIALLPASRQQEIRYLMPIIFQAAATLQAQFPLVRFWIPLSLEKYRADIERGILQYNLRASLVENKTDVLAGADLAIAKSGTVNLELALLEVPQVVVYRVSQITAWVARHLLHFSIPFMAPPNLVQMKEIVPELLQDEVTPEAIVNQVIQLFPNSTKREQMLTEYRQMRQVLGGEGAGDRAAIEILNAGKT
- the lpxA gene encoding acyl-ACP--UDP-N-acetylglucosamine O-acyltransferase; this translates as MTTLIHPTAVIEPGAQLHPTVRVGAYAVIGENVKIGPGTTIGPHAVIQGWTEIGARNQIFPGAAIGLETQDLKYEGAVSFVTIGDDNRIREYVTINRATYAGEATKIGNGNLLMAYVHVGHNCTIEDGVVIANGVALAGHVHIESKARLSGVLGVHQFVRIGQFSMVGGMSRIDRDVPPFMLVEGNPSRVRSLNSVGLKRAGLTNEELGLIKKAFRILYRTPHRLSEAIAQLEQLPQNSYLDHLINFVRLSLTPERRGLIPGKRVTPEAP
- the fabZ gene encoding 3-hydroxyacyl-ACP dehydratase FabZ; translation: MSTVNTTADLQDNNNSQLAPENTLAIAEIQKLLPHRYPFALVDRIIEYIPGERATGIKNVTINEPHFQGHFPGRPIMPGVLIVEAMAQVGGIVLTQLPDMEGKLFLFAGIDKVRFRRPVVPGDQLIMRVQLLSVKRRRFAYMQAAAEVDGLRTCEGELMFSLVD
- the lpxC gene encoding UDP-3-O-acyl-N-acetylglucosamine deacetylase; amino-acid sequence: MSLAQQYTLAQAISQSGVGLHSGEITTVKILPATRGGRHFVRVDLPECPIITASCESVRSTTLSTELGNSDSASIRTVEHLLSALTAGGVSHARIEVNGPELPLLDGSAKPWSEAIAAAGLKEIEPQPSAPLNQEISVRQGDAFVMAIPSTETRFTYGIDFEVAAIGNQWHSWSPDEQNFITEIAPARTFTLASQIEALQKAGLIKGGSLDNAIVCSHSGWINPPLRFANEPARHKILDLVGDLSLLGTIPLAHYLAYKAGHHLHVELVRRISQTPTNSNV
- a CDS encoding sensor domain-containing diguanylate cyclase, with product MMDKYLCPCCSEPLLIHIIAHKKIGFCMNCHQEMPLIEQSRQMATVTEPVDVSTINTEQLSRDQVSRGTLQTTAAGIWILDRQTKTAFVNPKMAEILGYIPEEMIGKSLWKFMDERHPAFSAIAHQNHPGDREEKYNLSLRHRLGKSVWVTLSVRPLFDEENQFEGNLCIAIDTSSQKVMEDAIKKQSQREEAMERLTQVIRNSLNLERIFQMAVTELGKIFKVESVQIVQFIAQGKSWLNRAEYRQPTNSILAKIPSNSGKTYTKQVGSELRSVLRSLTLKVPNSQDEATIQDFLQSCPGGWLPIPLYSRSRLWGSLSLVMTDPGYQWQESDLKLIHGFANQLSIAIYQAELYHQLEESNRKLQQLDIIDSLTGLVSRHGFNDYLSRQWQRMMEEQAPLSLILSRVEDWEQYREQQGDNAADQCLRNVAKIIKHTVTHPHGLVARYQQAEFAVLLPSTNTRWAVRLVDTIQEQIGQLSQVSIYSQRLLSFGVASSTPAIGSQTQTLTMAAEQALNRGASRFCQCLLSQKD